A section of the Castanea sativa cultivar Marrone di Chiusa Pesio chromosome 12, ASM4071231v1 genome encodes:
- the LOC142621129 gene encoding TMV resistance protein N-like isoform X2: MSTQGASLLSSSSSSSRRWIYDVFLSFRGEDTRNSFTDHLYASLQRSGISTFRDNEKLERGKSIAPKLLKAIKESRFAIVILSRNYASSTWCLDELVEIIRCMKEMKMTVLPIFYKVNPSDVRNQKGTFAQAFAKHEKRLKGNTEKVQTWRAALSEVANLSGWHSQDRPEAEVIDNIVKEIINKPSYTFFVATEGLVGTSSRVEKLMSHLALESNGVRIIGIRGTGGMGKTTLARVVYSMISNQFEACSFVADVREVCEKYGILQLQQKLLDDLLILRDVNVKDVDNGVYMIKNRLRHKKILLIIDDVNELDQLNKLGAKHDWLGPGSRVIITTRDVKLLKTQKVDGIYEAEVLSNDEAFHLFNSKAFDKEHPTKDYLELSQAFVHYANGLPLAIEVLGSLMNGRSTSEWKSELDRLREFPERKILNVLQISYDGLHEIEKKIFLNIACFFNHKNQETVIRILDCLEIHRKIGLSTLIEKSLIKLRDNQLWMHDLLQEMGRDIVRKECPEDQPEKRSRLWLSEDIDNVFTNNTGTEAIQGIVLTFLGTGGAHWNRESFSKMNRLKLLIIEDSHLMYDPKYLPNDLRFLNWHGYPSKNLPTSFLPNKLIELHLCFSNIERLWTDTKYWEMLKKLTILNLEGCKNLKSLPRKFEIESLKILILSDCSKIKTIPEFGENMGRVTELHFDGTAITKLPTSIGNLSGLASLNVRDCKNLMSLPSTFFYMTWLKDLNLCGCSKLLENLGRGESVDVNGQMPSSGAIFETLKKIAFGGFQLLPFNPMSRSSESMGLLLSSLFGLSSLRKLNLSNCNLKEIPNDIACLFSLQQLDLSGNNFGCLPESFAQLSSLNDLKVDNCASLQSFPKLPLNIGFISRFGCSSLETVPDLLRPNSSFEPKLGLSNCSKLTGNQRFIDLFFSVIKKSTQGLSPNYRGERYDVVFPGSEIPEWFSHQCMGNEVNIMEPFSHLCNDWIGIAVCIVFCPLPHHQICHDPCYNLSANGKDMPFDLTICNRFVAVSDHIWLSYVLPQYLLEKGEKSLWEYDANGFREIGIKIRNRGSSLVKKCGLRVVYKKDIEDLNHNVVQCSNNSIIPYEGLKESLNLWPTLNIVRSEVSTRNVVKS; this comes from the exons ATGAGTACTCAAGGAGCCTCACTGTTgtcatcatcatcttcctctTCAAGACGGTGGATATATGATGTTTTCCTTAGTTTCAGAGGTGAGGACACGCGCAATAGTTTTACTGACCATCTATATGCTTCTTTGCAACGTTCGGGTATTTCTACCTTTAGAGACAATGAAAAACTAGAGAGAGGAAAATCTATTGCACCAAAACTATTGAAAGCAATAAAAGAATCGAGATTTGCTATTGTTATTCTCTCAAGAAACTATGCATCTTCGACATGGTGCTTGGATGAACTTGTAGAGATCATTCGATGCATGAAAGAGATGAAAATGACCGTTTTACCTATATTTTATAAAGTGAACCCATCTGATGTACGAAATCAGAAGGGAACTTTTGCACAAGCTTTTGCTAAGCATGAAAAACGTTTGAAGGGGAACACAGAGAAGGTGCAAACTTGGCGAGCCGCTTTGAGTGAAGTGGCCAATCTCTCCGGGTGGCATTCACAAGATAG GCCCGAAGCAGAAGTTATTGACAATATTGTCAAAGAGATAATAAATAAACCGAGTTATACATTCTTTGTAGCTACCGAGGGACTAGTAGGAACAAGTTCCAGAGTTGAGAAATTGATGTCACATTTAGCTCTAGAGTCAAATGGTGTTCGCATTATAGGAATTAGGGGAACAGGAGGAATGGGTAAAACAACTCTAGCAAGAGTTGTTTACAGTATGATTTCTAATCAATTTGAAGCATGTAGTTTTGTTGCTGATGTCAGGGAAGTTTGCGAAAAATATGGCATACTTCAGTTACAACAAAAACTTTTGGATGATCTTTTGATTCTAAGAGACGTGAATGTAAAAGATGTTGATAATGGAGTTTACATGATCAAGAATAGGTTACGTCACAAAAAGATTCTTCTCATTATTGATGATGTAAATGAATTAGACCAGTTGAACAAATTAGGTGCAAAACATGATTGGTTAGGTCCAGGTAGTAGAGTTATCATAACAACAAGAGATGTGAAGTTGCTAAAGACACAAAAAGTAGATGGAATATATGAGGCTGAAGTATTGAGTAATGATGaagcttttcatctttttaattCAAAAGCTTTTGACAAAGAGCATCCTACTAAAGATTATCTAGAGCTATCTCAAGCCTTTGTACATTATGCTAATGGCCTTCCTTTAGCCATTGAGGTTTTGGGTTCCCTCATGAACGGAAGAAGTACTTCTGAATGGAAAAGTGAATTAGATAGGCTTAGAGAATTTCCTGAAAGAAAAATTCTCAATGTACTTCAAATAAGTTATGATGGACTACAtgaaatagagaagaaaattttcttgaatATTGCATGCTTCTTTAAtcataaaaatcaagaaactgTTATTCGAATATTAGATTGTCTTGAGATTCACCGTAAAATTGGATTAAGTACTCTTATTGAAAAATCTCTCATCAAGTTGCGAGACAATCAATTGTGGATGCATGATTTACTCCAAGAAATGGGTCGAGATATAGTCCGTAAAGAGTGTCCGGAAGACCAACCTGAGAAGCGTAGTAGATTGTGGTTGTCTGAAGATATTGACAATGTGTTCACAAATAATACG GGAACAGAAGCAATTCAAGGCATCGTCTTAACGTTTCTAGGAACAGGAGGGGCACACTGGAATCGTGAATCATTTTCAAAGATGAATCGTTTGAAACTCCTCATAATTGAAGATTCTCACCTCATGTATGATCCCAAATATCTTCCTAATGACTTAAGATTTCTTAATTGGCATGGATACCCTTCAAAAAATTTGCCAACAAGTTTCCTACCAAATAAGTTGATTGAACTTCACCTGTGTTTTAGCAACATTGAACGACTTTGGACAGACACAAAG TACTGGGAGATGTTGAAAAAGCTTACTATTCTTAATCTAGAAGGTTGTAAAAATCTCAAAAGTCTTCCAAGAAAATTTGAGATAGAGTCTCTAAAGATCCTTATTCTTTCTGAttgctcaaaaataaaaacaattccaGAATTTGGGGAGAATATGGGACGTGTAACAGAGCTTCACTTTGATGGCACTGCTATTACAAAACTACCCACATCAATTGGGAATTTGAGTGGCCTTGCTTCATTGAATGTAAGGGATTGTAAAAATCTTATGTCTCTTCCTAgcacatttttttatatgacGTGGCTTAAAGATCTCAATCTTTGCGGCTGCTCAAAACTACTAGAGAACTTGGGGCGTGGTGAAAGTGTTGATGTGAACGGACAGATGCCTTCTTCTGGTgctatttttgaaactttgaaaaaaatagcTTTTGGTGGATTTCAGCTTCTCCCTTTTAATCCAATGTCGAGAAGTTCCGAATCCATGGGCTTGCTATTGTCTTCTCTATTTGGTTTGTCTTCTTTGAGGAAATTGAATTTAAGTAATTGCAATCTCAAGGAAATCCCCAATGATATTGCCTGCTTATTCTCTTTACAACAGTTAGATCTAAGTGGAAATAATTTTGGTTGCCTTCCGGAAAGCTTCGCTCAACTATCTAGTCTGAATGATTTGAAGGTGGATAATTGCGCGAGTCTTCAATCCTTTCCAAAGCTTCCTTTAAATATAGGTTTTATTTCTAGATTTGGTTGCTCCTCATTGGAAACGGTACCAGATCTGTTGAGACCAAATTCTTCATTTGAGCCAAAACTCGGACTTTCAAATTGCAGCAAACTGACTGGCAATCAACGATTCATTGACTTGTTTTTTTCAGTGATTAAAAAGTCCactcag GGACTCTCTCCTAACTATCGTGGGGAAAGATATGATGTTGTTTTTCCTGGAAGTGAAATTCCAGAGTGGTTTAGCCATCAATGTATGGGGAATGAAGTGAATATAATGGAACCTTTTTCTCATTTGTGTAATGATTGGATTGGGATTGCTGTTTGCATTGTATTTTGTCCTCTTCCACATCATCAAATTTGTCACGACCCTTGCTACAACTTGAGTGCCAATGGAAAAGATATGCCTTTTGATCTAACCATTTGTAATAGATTTGTTGCTGTATCAGATCATATTTGGCTGTCGTATGTGCTTCCTCAATACTTATTGGAGAAGGGTGAAAAATCATTGTGGGAATATGATGCTAATGGATTCCGTGAGATTGGAATTAAAATTAGAAACAGGGGTTCAAGCTTGGTGAAGAAATGCGGGTTGCGTGTGGTATACAAGAAAGACATTGAAGATCTCAACCATAATGTAGTTCAGTGTAGCAACAACAGCATCATTCCTTATGAGGGCTTGAAAGAGTCCCTGAATTTATGGCCCACGTTAAATATTGTGAGGAGTGAAGTCAGTACAAGGAATGTGGTGAAGAGCTAA
- the LOC142621129 gene encoding TMV resistance protein N-like isoform X1, with protein sequence MSTQGASLLSSSSSSSRRWIYDVFLSFRGEDTRNSFTDHLYASLQRSGISTFRDNEKLERGKSIAPKLLKAIKESRFAIVILSRNYASSTWCLDELVEIIRCMKEMKMTVLPIFYKVNPSDVRNQKGTFAQAFAKHEKRLKGNTEKVQTWRAALSEVANLSGWHSQDRPEAEVIDNIVKEIINKPSYTFFVATEGLVGTSSRVEKLMSHLALESNGVRIIGIRGTGGMGKTTLARVVYSMISNQFEACSFVADVREVCEKYGILQLQQKLLDDLLILRDVNVKDVDNGVYMIKNRLRHKKILLIIDDVNELDQLNKLGAKHDWLGPGSRVIITTRDVKLLKTQKVDGIYEAEVLSNDEAFHLFNSKAFDKEHPTKDYLELSQAFVHYANGLPLAIEVLGSLMNGRSTSEWKSELDRLREFPERKILNVLQISYDGLHEIEKKIFLNIACFFNHKNQETVIRILDCLEIHRKIGLSTLIEKSLIKLRDNQLWMHDLLQEMGRDIVRKECPEDQPEKRSRLWLSEDIDNVFTNNTGTEAIQGIVLTFLGTGGAHWNRESFSKMNRLKLLIIEDSHLMYDPKYLPNDLRFLNWHGYPSKNLPTSFLPNKLIELHLCFSNIERLWTDTKYWEMLKKLTILNLEGCKNLKSLPRKFEIESLKILILSDCSKIKTIPEFGENMGRVTELHFDGTAITKLPTSIGNLSGLASLNVRDCKNLMSLPSTFFYMTWLKDLNLCGCSKLLENLGRGESVDVNGQMPSSGAIFETLKKIAFGGFQLLPFNPMSRSSESMGLLLSSLFGLSSLRKLNLSNCNLKEIPNDIACLFSLQQLDLSGNNFGCLPESFAQLSSLNDLKVDNCASLQSFPKLPLNIGFISRFGCSSLETVPDLLRPNSSFEPKLGLSNCSKLTGNQRFIDLFFSVIKKSTQVSLSLSLSLIVLRVMLCMFQGLSPNYRGERYDVVFPGSEIPEWFSHQCMGNEVNIMEPFSHLCNDWIGIAVCIVFCPLPHHQICHDPCYNLSANGKDMPFDLTICNRFVAVSDHIWLSYVLPQYLLEKGEKSLWEYDANGFREIGIKIRNRGSSLVKKCGLRVVYKKDIEDLNHNVVQCSNNSIIPYEGLKESLNLWPTLNIVRSEVSTRNVVKS encoded by the exons ATGAGTACTCAAGGAGCCTCACTGTTgtcatcatcatcttcctctTCAAGACGGTGGATATATGATGTTTTCCTTAGTTTCAGAGGTGAGGACACGCGCAATAGTTTTACTGACCATCTATATGCTTCTTTGCAACGTTCGGGTATTTCTACCTTTAGAGACAATGAAAAACTAGAGAGAGGAAAATCTATTGCACCAAAACTATTGAAAGCAATAAAAGAATCGAGATTTGCTATTGTTATTCTCTCAAGAAACTATGCATCTTCGACATGGTGCTTGGATGAACTTGTAGAGATCATTCGATGCATGAAAGAGATGAAAATGACCGTTTTACCTATATTTTATAAAGTGAACCCATCTGATGTACGAAATCAGAAGGGAACTTTTGCACAAGCTTTTGCTAAGCATGAAAAACGTTTGAAGGGGAACACAGAGAAGGTGCAAACTTGGCGAGCCGCTTTGAGTGAAGTGGCCAATCTCTCCGGGTGGCATTCACAAGATAG GCCCGAAGCAGAAGTTATTGACAATATTGTCAAAGAGATAATAAATAAACCGAGTTATACATTCTTTGTAGCTACCGAGGGACTAGTAGGAACAAGTTCCAGAGTTGAGAAATTGATGTCACATTTAGCTCTAGAGTCAAATGGTGTTCGCATTATAGGAATTAGGGGAACAGGAGGAATGGGTAAAACAACTCTAGCAAGAGTTGTTTACAGTATGATTTCTAATCAATTTGAAGCATGTAGTTTTGTTGCTGATGTCAGGGAAGTTTGCGAAAAATATGGCATACTTCAGTTACAACAAAAACTTTTGGATGATCTTTTGATTCTAAGAGACGTGAATGTAAAAGATGTTGATAATGGAGTTTACATGATCAAGAATAGGTTACGTCACAAAAAGATTCTTCTCATTATTGATGATGTAAATGAATTAGACCAGTTGAACAAATTAGGTGCAAAACATGATTGGTTAGGTCCAGGTAGTAGAGTTATCATAACAACAAGAGATGTGAAGTTGCTAAAGACACAAAAAGTAGATGGAATATATGAGGCTGAAGTATTGAGTAATGATGaagcttttcatctttttaattCAAAAGCTTTTGACAAAGAGCATCCTACTAAAGATTATCTAGAGCTATCTCAAGCCTTTGTACATTATGCTAATGGCCTTCCTTTAGCCATTGAGGTTTTGGGTTCCCTCATGAACGGAAGAAGTACTTCTGAATGGAAAAGTGAATTAGATAGGCTTAGAGAATTTCCTGAAAGAAAAATTCTCAATGTACTTCAAATAAGTTATGATGGACTACAtgaaatagagaagaaaattttcttgaatATTGCATGCTTCTTTAAtcataaaaatcaagaaactgTTATTCGAATATTAGATTGTCTTGAGATTCACCGTAAAATTGGATTAAGTACTCTTATTGAAAAATCTCTCATCAAGTTGCGAGACAATCAATTGTGGATGCATGATTTACTCCAAGAAATGGGTCGAGATATAGTCCGTAAAGAGTGTCCGGAAGACCAACCTGAGAAGCGTAGTAGATTGTGGTTGTCTGAAGATATTGACAATGTGTTCACAAATAATACG GGAACAGAAGCAATTCAAGGCATCGTCTTAACGTTTCTAGGAACAGGAGGGGCACACTGGAATCGTGAATCATTTTCAAAGATGAATCGTTTGAAACTCCTCATAATTGAAGATTCTCACCTCATGTATGATCCCAAATATCTTCCTAATGACTTAAGATTTCTTAATTGGCATGGATACCCTTCAAAAAATTTGCCAACAAGTTTCCTACCAAATAAGTTGATTGAACTTCACCTGTGTTTTAGCAACATTGAACGACTTTGGACAGACACAAAG TACTGGGAGATGTTGAAAAAGCTTACTATTCTTAATCTAGAAGGTTGTAAAAATCTCAAAAGTCTTCCAAGAAAATTTGAGATAGAGTCTCTAAAGATCCTTATTCTTTCTGAttgctcaaaaataaaaacaattccaGAATTTGGGGAGAATATGGGACGTGTAACAGAGCTTCACTTTGATGGCACTGCTATTACAAAACTACCCACATCAATTGGGAATTTGAGTGGCCTTGCTTCATTGAATGTAAGGGATTGTAAAAATCTTATGTCTCTTCCTAgcacatttttttatatgacGTGGCTTAAAGATCTCAATCTTTGCGGCTGCTCAAAACTACTAGAGAACTTGGGGCGTGGTGAAAGTGTTGATGTGAACGGACAGATGCCTTCTTCTGGTgctatttttgaaactttgaaaaaaatagcTTTTGGTGGATTTCAGCTTCTCCCTTTTAATCCAATGTCGAGAAGTTCCGAATCCATGGGCTTGCTATTGTCTTCTCTATTTGGTTTGTCTTCTTTGAGGAAATTGAATTTAAGTAATTGCAATCTCAAGGAAATCCCCAATGATATTGCCTGCTTATTCTCTTTACAACAGTTAGATCTAAGTGGAAATAATTTTGGTTGCCTTCCGGAAAGCTTCGCTCAACTATCTAGTCTGAATGATTTGAAGGTGGATAATTGCGCGAGTCTTCAATCCTTTCCAAAGCTTCCTTTAAATATAGGTTTTATTTCTAGATTTGGTTGCTCCTCATTGGAAACGGTACCAGATCTGTTGAGACCAAATTCTTCATTTGAGCCAAAACTCGGACTTTCAAATTGCAGCAAACTGACTGGCAATCAACGATTCATTGACTTGTTTTTTTCAGTGATTAAAAAGTCCactcagg tctctctctctctctctctctctctcatagttcTAAGGGTCATGCTTTGTATGTTTCAGGGACTCTCTCCTAACTATCGTGGGGAAAGATATGATGTTGTTTTTCCTGGAAGTGAAATTCCAGAGTGGTTTAGCCATCAATGTATGGGGAATGAAGTGAATATAATGGAACCTTTTTCTCATTTGTGTAATGATTGGATTGGGATTGCTGTTTGCATTGTATTTTGTCCTCTTCCACATCATCAAATTTGTCACGACCCTTGCTACAACTTGAGTGCCAATGGAAAAGATATGCCTTTTGATCTAACCATTTGTAATAGATTTGTTGCTGTATCAGATCATATTTGGCTGTCGTATGTGCTTCCTCAATACTTATTGGAGAAGGGTGAAAAATCATTGTGGGAATATGATGCTAATGGATTCCGTGAGATTGGAATTAAAATTAGAAACAGGGGTTCAAGCTTGGTGAAGAAATGCGGGTTGCGTGTGGTATACAAGAAAGACATTGAAGATCTCAACCATAATGTAGTTCAGTGTAGCAACAACAGCATCATTCCTTATGAGGGCTTGAAAGAGTCCCTGAATTTATGGCCCACGTTAAATATTGTGAGGAGTGAAGTCAGTACAAGGAATGTGGTGAAGAGCTAA